A single Sulfurimonas aquatica DNA region contains:
- a CDS encoding L-aspartate oxidase, which produces MFRYDVIIIGAGIAGLYAAMKLPKNKKVLIINKRETFKCNTFYAQGGVALARDEADIPSHIKDTLEAGSGLCDSEAVDILSKNSLLEIENLIHLGFEFDKSEDGELLYTKEAAHSCERILHAGGDATGRYIHYFLLERNPHAMLGDARVVDLLIKDGVCHGVTVLDHRESRNIYAKDIIIASGGLGSLYEYHTNAPCISADIQGLCVVKGIELDRMEMLQFHPTVFVKSDNAQKMLLTEALRGEGATIEDENGRRFLFDYDERGELASRDIVSKAIYLYKKKTGMQVYLAFDKFSDEYFAHRFPNICENLRGLGFKVPSQRVPISPAFHYAIGGIRSDLNARVPSVKNLYAIGEVASTRVHGANRLASNSLLEGLVFAKRAVEDILSRDEDKELVEFDVTDEVMSLKDDKAKKNQLRKIMWENVSIIRTKSGLNDALEQINALLNENIGTLLKFRLLTAREIVLGALSRDKSIGVHTIQEEI; this is translated from the coding sequence ATGTTTAGATACGACGTAATTATAATTGGAGCGGGCATTGCGGGTTTATACGCTGCTATGAAGCTACCAAAGAATAAAAAAGTTTTAATAATAAATAAACGCGAAACGTTTAAGTGTAATACCTTTTACGCGCAAGGCGGCGTAGCTTTGGCTAGAGATGAAGCGGATATCCCATCACATATAAAAGATACATTAGAGGCTGGTTCAGGACTATGCGATAGTGAAGCTGTTGATATTTTGAGTAAAAATTCTCTTTTGGAGATAGAAAATCTCATCCACCTTGGTTTTGAGTTTGATAAAAGTGAAGATGGGGAGTTGCTTTATACCAAAGAAGCGGCACACTCATGTGAGAGAATACTTCATGCTGGAGGTGATGCGACAGGAAGATATATTCACTATTTTTTACTTGAGAGAAATCCTCACGCTATGCTTGGTGACGCTAGAGTAGTTGATCTACTCATAAAAGATGGCGTTTGTCATGGCGTTACAGTCTTAGATCACAGAGAGAGTAGAAATATCTATGCCAAGGATATTATCATTGCGAGTGGAGGACTAGGGTCACTTTATGAGTATCACACAAACGCACCATGTATTAGTGCTGACATTCAAGGACTTTGCGTTGTAAAAGGCATAGAGCTTGATAGAATGGAGATGTTACAGTTTCATCCAACTGTATTTGTAAAAAGTGACAATGCTCAAAAAATGCTTTTAACAGAAGCACTGCGTGGAGAAGGCGCGACTATAGAAGATGAAAATGGTAGAAGATTTTTGTTTGATTATGATGAACGTGGGGAGTTGGCGTCTCGAGATATTGTAAGTAAAGCTATCTACCTTTATAAGAAGAAGACTGGCATGCAGGTTTATTTGGCGTTTGATAAGTTTAGTGATGAGTATTTTGCTCATAGATTTCCAAATATATGTGAAAATTTAAGAGGCTTAGGTTTTAAAGTGCCTTCCCAAAGAGTTCCAATATCTCCGGCATTTCATTATGCAATTGGGGGTATCCGAAGCGATTTAAATGCGAGAGTTCCAAGTGTAAAAAACCTTTATGCAATAGGTGAAGTTGCTTCTACCAGAGTGCATGGAGCAAATAGACTTGCATCAAACTCTTTACTTGAAGGCTTGGTATTTGCTAAAAGAGCCGTTGAAGATATATTGAGCAGGGATGAAGACAAAGAACTAGTAGAGTTTGACGTAACGGATGAAGTTATGAGTCTAAAAGATGATAAGGCTAAGAAAAATCAACTACGAAAAATTATGTGGGAGAATGTTTCCATAATAAGAACAAAATCAGGATTAAATGATGCATTGGAACAAATTAATGCACTTTTAAATGAAAATATTGGTACACTACTTAAATTTCGTTTATTGACAGCGAGAGAGATAGTTTTAGGGGCACTCTCACGTGATAAATCAATTGGCGTTCATACAATACAAGAGGAGATATAA
- the nhaD gene encoding sodium:proton antiporter NhaD, which produces MEHGSVVEGVAQAVTHVSLATEWVGWLSLAVFIIAYYFIATEDKYEVNKAKPALFAGTFMFMLIGIYHAINGMNPDALHDELELLILEIAEIFFFLLVAMTFIETLIERGVFDLMKYKLVSKGYTYKKLFWLTGLLAFFISPVADNLTTALILSTVLFTIDKKNLAFLVPGAINIVVAANAGGAWSPFGDITTLMAWTAGKGEFVDFLYLFPASVVGWVITAFLLSMSIPSGQPPFDASTEEKPVVCDGGMVVAYLGVATIAMAVLGHQFFHFPAMWGMMFGMAILKLYSVQLTKTGRNSFNIYVNMQKVENDTLLFFFGILSAVGALHFLGFLHYIHNLYESFGPTVSNIGVGFLSAIVDNVPVMSAILKSSPSMGLDQWLLVTLTAGIGGSLISFGSAAGVGVMGRLHGIYTFGAHMKHSWTILVGYIASIAVWYVQFEVLGLY; this is translated from the coding sequence ATGGAACATGGTTCAGTAGTTGAAGGTGTAGCTCAAGCAGTTACACATGTAAGTCTAGCAACAGAATGGGTGGGTTGGTTAAGTTTAGCTGTTTTTATAATAGCTTATTATTTTATTGCGACAGAGGATAAATACGAGGTAAACAAAGCAAAACCTGCTCTTTTTGCTGGTACATTTATGTTTATGCTTATTGGTATTTATCATGCCATAAATGGTATGAATCCTGATGCTCTTCATGATGAGTTAGAGCTTCTTATCTTAGAAATTGCGGAGATATTTTTCTTCTTACTTGTTGCAATGACTTTCATTGAAACACTGATAGAACGTGGTGTATTTGACTTGATGAAGTATAAGCTTGTTTCAAAAGGGTACACATATAAAAAGCTTTTCTGGCTTACAGGTCTTTTAGCATTTTTTATCTCACCAGTTGCAGATAACTTAACTACGGCACTTATCCTCTCTACTGTACTTTTTACGATTGATAAGAAAAATCTTGCATTCTTAGTTCCTGGTGCTATAAACATTGTTGTTGCTGCAAATGCTGGTGGTGCATGGTCTCCATTTGGTGACATTACAACACTAATGGCATGGACTGCTGGAAAGGGTGAGTTTGTTGACTTCTTATACCTTTTTCCTGCTTCTGTAGTTGGATGGGTTATTACTGCATTTTTACTTAGTATGTCTATTCCAAGTGGACAGCCACCTTTTGATGCTTCAACTGAAGAGAAACCAGTAGTTTGTGATGGTGGAATGGTGGTTGCATATCTTGGTGTGGCTACAATAGCAATGGCTGTTTTAGGTCACCAGTTTTTCCATTTCCCTGCAATGTGGGGTATGATGTTTGGTATGGCTATACTTAAGCTCTACTCAGTTCAGCTTACGAAAACAGGAAGAAATAGCTTTAATATTTATGTAAATATGCAAAAAGTTGAAAATGATACACTCCTTTTCTTCTTTGGTATATTATCAGCTGTTGGGGCACTACACTTTTTAGGATTCTTACACTATATTCACAATTTATATGAATCATTTGGTCCAACTGTATCAAATATAGGTGTAGGTTTTCTTTCTGCTATAGTTGATAATGTTCCAGTTATGAGTGCAATTTTAAAATCGTCTCCTAGTATGGGACTTGACCAATGGCTACTTGTAACACTAACAGCAGGTATTGGTGGTAGTTTAATCTCTTTTGGTTCAGCTGCAGGTGTAGGTGTAATGGGTAGACTTCACGGTATCTATACATTTGGTGCACATATGAAACATTCATGGACAATTTTAGTTGGCTATATTGCTTCTATTGCTGTATGGTATGTTCAATTTGAAGTTTTAGGTCTTTACTAA
- the guaA gene encoding glutamine-hydrolyzing GMP synthase, producing the protein MTNVSIIVLDFGSQYTQLIARRLREDKIYCEILPYHTSVEDIKVKNPKGIILSGGPSSVYNADAYEVDQGVYSMGIPVLGICYGMQRIAVDFGGSVIRSSHHEYGKAELKLETASPLLADCDDGRIVWMSHSDKVDVLPEGFAPIATSDNSPYAAIANEEKRVYAMQFHPEVQHSEEGYLMLRNFAKNICGVTEKWKMEHFLKEQIKIIREKVGTGKVLCGLSGGVDSSVVAAMLYEAIGDQLIPVFVDNGLLRKGEREQVEEVFKINLKTPLITVDAVDNFLGKLEGISDPEQKRKIIGHTFIEEFEKEAKKHDGIKFLAQGTLYPDVIESISVNGPSEVIKSHHNVGGLPDWMDFELIEPLRELFKDEVRKIGLELGLPESMINRHPFPGPGLAIRIMGDVNVPDLTILREADVILLDELKASGYYAKTWQAFAVLLNVKSVGVMGDNRTYDNTVCVRVVEAVDGMTATFAHLPHDLLERISRRIINEVDGINRVVYDISSKPPATIEWE; encoded by the coding sequence ATGACAAATGTAAGCATTATTGTTCTAGATTTCGGTTCTCAATACACACAACTTATAGCTCGTCGTCTTCGTGAAGATAAAATTTATTGTGAAATTCTTCCATATCATACTTCAGTAGAAGATATTAAGGTTAAAAATCCTAAAGGTATTATTTTAAGTGGTGGCCCCTCTTCTGTTTATAACGCAGATGCTTATGAGGTTGATCAAGGTGTATACTCTATGGGTATACCCGTTCTTGGTATTTGTTACGGTATGCAAAGAATTGCCGTAGATTTTGGTGGTTCTGTGATTCGCTCTTCTCATCATGAGTATGGAAAAGCAGAATTAAAATTAGAAACTGCTTCTCCACTTTTAGCTGATTGTGATGATGGGAGAATCGTTTGGATGAGTCACTCTGATAAAGTAGATGTTCTTCCAGAGGGTTTCGCACCAATAGCAACTTCAGATAATTCTCCATATGCAGCAATCGCTAATGAAGAAAAACGTGTTTATGCTATGCAGTTTCATCCGGAAGTTCAGCACTCAGAAGAGGGTTACCTCATGCTTCGCAACTTTGCAAAAAATATTTGTGGCGTTACAGAAAAATGGAAAATGGAACACTTCTTAAAAGAGCAAATCAAAATAATTCGTGAAAAAGTGGGAACTGGTAAAGTACTTTGTGGACTAAGTGGTGGGGTTGATAGTTCAGTTGTTGCGGCTATGCTTTATGAAGCTATTGGCGATCAACTTATTCCAGTGTTCGTAGATAACGGATTGCTCAGAAAAGGTGAACGTGAACAAGTTGAAGAAGTATTCAAGATAAATTTAAAAACACCACTGATTACTGTTGATGCAGTAGATAACTTTCTTGGTAAACTAGAAGGTATATCTGATCCTGAACAAAAACGTAAGATAATAGGGCACACATTCATAGAAGAATTTGAAAAAGAGGCTAAAAAACATGATGGTATTAAGTTTTTAGCACAAGGTACTCTGTATCCTGATGTCATTGAGTCTATCTCTGTAAATGGCCCATCTGAAGTAATCAAGTCTCACCACAATGTTGGGGGATTACCTGACTGGATGGATTTCGAACTTATAGAACCACTTCGCGAATTATTTAAAGATGAGGTACGTAAAATTGGATTAGAACTTGGGTTACCAGAGTCTATGATTAATCGTCATCCATTTCCTGGTCCTGGCCTTGCCATTAGAATAATGGGTGATGTTAATGTTCCTGATTTGACTATTTTACGTGAGGCTGACGTAATTTTACTCGATGAGTTAAAAGCTAGTGGGTACTATGCTAAAACATGGCAAGCATTTGCAGTTTTACTGAATGTAAAATCAGTTGGCGTTATGGGTGATAATCGTACGTATGATAACACAGTATGTGTAAGAGTTGTTGAAGCGGTTGATGGAATGACTGCTACATTCGCACACCTTCCACATGATCTACTTGAGAGAATCTCTCGTCGTATTATTAATGAAGTAGATGGAATAAATAGAGTTGTTTATGACATCTCCTCTAAGCCACCTGCAACAATAGAGTGGGAATAG
- a CDS encoding uroporphyrinogen-III synthase, whose amino-acid sequence MQKKVYLFSTSSHADAISINSLDIKLLKPEIDFSKYDYLIITSKQVSNALSQYERAEYIEKKALCISTQSAKSFEELGGKVLSLGSGYGDNLSSIIKSHPKDIKWLYLRAKVVASDFTKECLSDGYNIDEVIVYESECSQDIKNVCVSQNDTLIFTSPSSIKCFLKYHKISKTNDVIVIGRSSAKAIPKHIEYKISQETTIKSCMELLH is encoded by the coding sequence ATGCAAAAAAAAGTTTACCTTTTTTCTACCTCTTCACATGCAGATGCCATTAGCATAAACTCTCTTGATATAAAACTTCTAAAACCAGAGATCGACTTTTCAAAATATGATTATTTAATTATCACGTCCAAGCAAGTCTCTAATGCACTCTCTCAATATGAAAGAGCAGAATATATAGAAAAAAAAGCACTCTGTATTTCAACCCAAAGTGCAAAAAGCTTTGAAGAACTAGGTGGAAAAGTTTTAAGCTTAGGTAGTGGCTATGGGGATAACCTTTCATCTATAATAAAGAGTCACCCTAAAGATATAAAATGGCTCTACTTAAGAGCCAAGGTGGTAGCATCTGACTTTACTAAAGAGTGCTTGAGTGATGGATATAATATTGATGAAGTTATAGTTTATGAGAGTGAGTGTTCTCAAGATATAAAAAATGTTTGTGTATCACAAAATGATACTTTAATATTTACATCACCATCAAGCATAAAATGCTTTTTAAAATATCATAAGATTTCTAAAACAAACGATGTGATAGTGATTGGAAGAAGCAGTGCTAAAGCTATACCAAAGCATATAGAATATAAAATATCCCAAGAAACAACTATAAAGAGTTGCATGGAACTACTGCATTGA
- a CDS encoding ATP-binding protein, with the protein MKYISLFILFTLFSTILNASYIRSIRIGSFPTQKHAEDSLAKINEFVLNNNTLVDLQAENYFEFKTRRSGKYYITLVEPFTQRPVLQKVLDILRTEYEGIYVSKLKSLPEDMQELEEFSEPVTPVVPNYKTQKIEKKPIEIKENVDDSEDEEYIHTDEKEDEVLSQNSTSTTVDKVEKYNEIDKPQGDNSLLFQILSFALFIILLLIVRVLVKQKKDLESYVNQDMINVEKFNQVNQEISKKDKIMAHVSHELRSPVTAIMGLTHLVLETGLTKVQKDYITKIESSSEHLLNLLNDILDVSKIEAGELKIEKSEFNINDILNYVISVNTIGAQKNNTNISLDIAHDVPSRVIGDSLRLGQVLINLLGNSVKFTHDGEIALEVKKISEYSENLRLEFSISDTGIGMSDEELNKVFTSYFQADDSTSREFGGTGLGLSISKQLIEMMHGEIKVQSKKGIGTTFTFNIQFKLKDSQNQRQYRLPSSKMLNKKVLIVDPSNKNVIPIIKSLGYFNYRTTSISSFEEAVLEKDVHFDIVIINQERLTKVAIEKIQTMQNIDKGMKVVTLNGLSGINNNINNLVQDLKVDAYLNMPCTQNSILNLMIDLYVVKKLDQRSRKIESNDKFKKLVGKKMLVAEDNELNHKVISGLLAKTGIEIIFVRNGQEAVDLIRKDIDFDIVLMDINMPLLNGYEATREIRKSIKYNSLPILALTADVMDESITKAYESGMQGHIAKPIIVDIFYKKIIDTLSHPAVVRKEINQSTNALKKELGELEELSVMIGLGRCNNDVDFYKSILNDFKSMYANSSDKLKSLCEDDNFKQARRMAMDIKDVALNIGAYNLCESAATMEYEFEKGSRSNWKDFIEFYSGVLEKLLKDIDTYLTKS; encoded by the coding sequence ATGAAATATATATCATTATTTATACTATTTACCCTCTTTTCAACTATTTTAAATGCTTCGTATATACGTAGTATTAGAATAGGTTCATTTCCAACTCAAAAACATGCCGAAGACTCTTTAGCAAAAATCAATGAATTTGTTTTGAATAATAATACATTAGTTGATTTGCAAGCTGAGAACTATTTTGAATTTAAAACGAGAAGATCAGGTAAGTATTATATTACCCTTGTTGAGCCCTTTACTCAGAGACCTGTTCTACAAAAAGTACTTGATATCTTACGTACCGAGTATGAAGGTATATATGTTAGTAAATTAAAATCTTTACCTGAGGATATGCAAGAGTTAGAAGAGTTTAGCGAACCTGTCACTCCTGTTGTTCCCAACTATAAAACACAAAAGATAGAAAAAAAACCTATAGAAATTAAAGAAAATGTAGATGATAGCGAAGATGAAGAGTATATTCATACAGATGAAAAAGAAGATGAAGTTCTTAGTCAAAATAGTACATCTACCACAGTAGATAAAGTTGAAAAATATAATGAAATTGATAAGCCTCAAGGAGATAACTCCCTTCTATTTCAAATTCTCTCTTTTGCATTGTTTATAATACTTTTACTGATTGTAAGGGTGTTGGTAAAACAAAAAAAAGATCTTGAATCATATGTAAATCAAGATATGATAAATGTTGAGAAATTTAATCAAGTTAATCAAGAGATAAGTAAAAAAGATAAAATAATGGCACATGTAAGTCATGAACTGAGAAGTCCTGTGACTGCAATTATGGGCTTAACTCACTTGGTTTTGGAGACAGGGTTAACAAAGGTACAAAAAGATTATATTACAAAGATTGAAAGCTCATCAGAACATCTTTTAAACCTACTTAATGATATTTTAGATGTCTCAAAAATAGAAGCAGGCGAATTAAAAATTGAGAAATCCGAGTTTAATATTAATGATATACTTAATTATGTAATCAGTGTAAACACAATAGGTGCACAGAAAAATAATACAAATATTTCATTAGATATCGCACATGATGTTCCATCGAGAGTCATTGGGGACTCTTTACGTTTAGGTCAAGTTCTGATAAATCTTCTTGGTAACTCAGTCAAGTTCACACATGATGGTGAGATAGCATTAGAGGTGAAGAAGATATCTGAGTATTCTGAGAATTTGCGATTAGAATTTTCTATCTCCGACACAGGAATAGGGATGAGCGATGAGGAGTTAAATAAAGTTTTTACATCTTACTTTCAAGCAGATGACTCAACATCAAGAGAGTTTGGGGGAACTGGATTAGGACTTTCTATATCAAAACAACTTATAGAGATGATGCATGGAGAGATAAAAGTTCAAAGTAAAAAAGGTATAGGGACAACTTTTACATTTAATATACAGTTTAAACTCAAAGACTCTCAGAATCAACGCCAATATCGATTGCCATCATCAAAAATGCTTAACAAAAAAGTATTAATAGTTGATCCATCCAATAAAAATGTTATTCCTATAATAAAATCATTAGGCTATTTTAACTATAGAACTACTTCAATATCTTCTTTTGAGGAGGCTGTATTAGAAAAAGATGTACATTTTGACATTGTTATCATTAATCAAGAGAGATTGACTAAAGTAGCAATAGAGAAAATACAGACAATGCAAAATATAGATAAAGGTATGAAAGTAGTAACTCTTAATGGATTAAGTGGGATAAACAATAATATTAACAACCTAGTACAAGACTTAAAAGTAGATGCATATTTAAATATGCCATGTACACAAAACAGTATCTTAAATCTTATGATTGACCTCTATGTCGTAAAGAAACTTGACCAAAGATCTCGTAAAATTGAATCAAATGATAAATTTAAAAAGCTAGTGGGAAAAAAGATGCTTGTTGCTGAAGACAATGAGCTAAACCATAAGGTTATCTCTGGACTATTAGCTAAAACAGGGATAGAGATTATTTTTGTAAGAAATGGGCAAGAAGCTGTAGACTTAATAAGAAAAGATATTGATTTTGACATAGTTCTTATGGATATTAATATGCCACTTCTCAATGGATATGAAGCAACTAGAGAGATACGTAAAAGTATCAAATATAACTCTCTTCCAATCTTAGCATTAACAGCAGATGTAATGGATGAATCTATCACAAAAGCATATGAGTCGGGAATGCAAGGGCACATTGCAAAACCAATCATTGTAGATATTTTTTACAAAAAAATAATAGATACCCTAAGTCATCCTGCTGTAGTCCGTAAAGAGATAAATCAAAGTACTAATGCTCTAAAAAAAGAGTTAGGTGAGTTAGAAGAACTCTCAGTTATGATAGGCCTTGGTAGGTGTAATAATGATGTTGACTTTTATAAATCCATACTGAATGATTTTAAAAGTATGTATGCAAACTCTAGTGATAAACTTAAGAGCCTATGTGAAGATGATAACTTTAAACAAGCAAGGCGAATGGCTATGGATATTAAAGACGTAGCTCTTAATATCGGGGCGTATAACTTATGCGAAAGTGCTGCTACGATGGAGTATGAGTTTGAAAAAGGTTCACGTAGCAACTGGAAAGATTTTATAGAGTTTTATAGTGGGGTTTTAGAAAAATTACTTAAAGATATAGATACTTATTTAACTAAATCTTAA
- a CDS encoding HDOD domain-containing protein, with amino-acid sequence MSYIPLIARIDSLPPLPESVVKIETLFAKGDPDIEDIVKVIEKDPSLTANILSQVNAPYYGFSKSIISILQAVTLFGSSKIRSIVLASSIKRTFDVDLSPYNISTAEFAKISAMQSELIFQWYMSIDIDLARNLTPIAFLMETGKILISKEIIETNKVEEFLSDILKYKNISYVETIHTMMTTAQINALIFEHLNLNDTFYECMKYLDNEVEIPSHMKEMVTALQVVRLAINMEEQLSEESINSALVLVKKHSLNIDSFKRAVKRIQHKYFD; translated from the coding sequence ATGTCATATATCCCATTAATAGCTAGAATAGACTCTCTCCCGCCCCTGCCAGAGTCTGTTGTTAAAATTGAAACTCTTTTTGCTAAGGGGGATCCAGATATTGAAGATATTGTAAAGGTTATTGAGAAGGACCCCTCACTTACTGCAAATATACTCTCACAGGTTAATGCTCCCTATTATGGTTTTTCAAAGAGTATTATTTCTATCTTGCAGGCCGTTACACTTTTTGGATCAAGCAAGATACGTTCTATTGTACTTGCTTCAAGTATAAAACGAACATTTGATGTAGATTTGTCTCCTTATAATATTTCAACGGCTGAGTTTGCAAAAATAAGTGCAATGCAGAGTGAATTGATTTTTCAGTGGTATATGAGTATAGATATAGATTTAGCGAGAAATCTAACACCTATAGCATTTTTGATGGAAACTGGAAAAATATTAATATCTAAAGAGATTATTGAGACGAATAAAGTAGAAGAGTTTTTATCAGATATCTTAAAGTATAAAAATATATCTTATGTTGAGACTATTCATACTATGATGACAACTGCTCAGATAAATGCTTTAATTTTTGAACATTTAAATCTTAATGACACCTTCTATGAATGTATGAAATACTTAGATAATGAGGTAGAAATACCATCGCATATGAAAGAGATGGTCACAGCACTTCAAGTTGTACGTTTAGCTATAAATATGGAAGAGCAGTTAAGTGAAGAGTCCATAAACAGTGCTCTAGTACTCGTAAAAAAACACTCTTTAAATATAGACTCATTTAAAAGAGCTGTTAAGAGAATTCAACATAAATATTTTGATTAA
- the purD gene encoding phosphoribosylamine--glycine ligase: MKILILGSGGREYSIARAILNEDEEHELFFQPGNGATSDLGTNLSIKDYYELASFAKENEIELTIVGPEAPLVDGVVDIFKKENLTIFGPSKEAAQLEGSKVYMKNFLAKYSIPTARYIETASIEDAFKFADTLTAPIVVKADGLCGGKGVIIAQNHDEAKVAISEMLSGKSFGDAGLKVIVEEFLDGYELSMFAVCDGKDYILLPAAQDHKRLLNNDEGPNTGGMGAYAPTPLVDEELYQKVKDRIIRPTLDGMQKEGSPFEGVLFIGIMVVNGEPITLEFNVRFGDPECEILMPLMTSSVSSMFYKAATNRLAEIKVEFSSQYAVGVVMASENYPYSSSTPAEIIVDKVHHEEINKFTHISYAGVSKEDGVLYADGGRVLVCVGLGDSIKEARDRAYLRCGQVHFVGKKIRTDIAYQAL; the protein is encoded by the coding sequence ATGAAAATTTTAATCTTAGGTAGTGGTGGTAGAGAGTACTCAATCGCTCGTGCAATTTTGAATGAAGATGAAGAGCATGAACTCTTTTTTCAACCAGGAAATGGTGCTACAAGTGATTTAGGGACAAACTTAAGTATTAAAGATTATTACGAATTAGCTTCATTTGCAAAAGAGAATGAAATCGAGTTAACAATAGTTGGGCCAGAAGCACCACTAGTTGATGGTGTAGTCGATATTTTCAAAAAAGAAAACTTAACGATATTTGGTCCGAGTAAAGAGGCTGCTCAGCTTGAGGGATCAAAAGTTTATATGAAAAACTTTTTAGCAAAATACAGTATTCCAACAGCTCGTTATATCGAAACGGCTTCCATTGAAGATGCTTTTAAATTTGCAGATACATTAACTGCTCCAATAGTTGTAAAAGCAGATGGTCTTTGTGGTGGCAAGGGTGTGATAATCGCACAAAATCATGATGAAGCAAAAGTTGCAATTTCAGAGATGTTAAGCGGAAAGAGTTTTGGAGATGCTGGACTTAAGGTAATTGTCGAAGAGTTTCTAGATGGGTATGAGCTTTCAATGTTTGCAGTGTGTGATGGTAAGGATTATATACTTCTTCCAGCTGCACAGGATCATAAACGCCTTTTAAATAATGATGAGGGACCAAACACTGGAGGGATGGGTGCTTATGCTCCAACACCGCTAGTTGATGAGGAGCTTTATCAAAAAGTAAAAGATAGAATCATTCGCCCAACATTAGATGGTATGCAAAAAGAGGGTAGTCCTTTTGAGGGCGTACTGTTTATCGGTATTATGGTTGTTAATGGTGAACCTATTACTCTGGAGTTTAACGTTCGTTTTGGAGATCCAGAGTGTGAAATTCTTATGCCGCTGATGACATCAAGTGTAAGTAGTATGTTTTATAAAGCTGCAACAAATCGCTTAGCTGAGATTAAAGTTGAGTTTTCTTCTCAGTATGCTGTCGGAGTTGTTATGGCAAGCGAAAATTACCCATATTCAAGTTCTACTCCTGCTGAAATTATTGTTGATAAAGTGCATCACGAAGAGATAAATAAATTTACACACATCTCATATGCTGGTGTTAGCAAAGAGGATGGTGTTCTCTATGCTGATGGAGGAAGAGTACTTGTTTGTGTAGGCCTAGGTGATAGTATAAAAGAAGCTAGGGATAGAGCATATCTTAGATGTGGTCAAGTACACTTTGTTGGTAAAAAGATACGTACTGATATAGCATATCAAGCACTGTAG
- a CDS encoding RDD family protein, whose protein sequence is MNDEIETILHREDITLAPIRKRSLAFFIDEILLSFLLIFALWDSFTSAQTMEEVISLTNSFVLEYMAIKIIYQAFFIMQYGASLGKLAMKIRVIEVKTLQNPNVLSSLNRAIFRVISEMFFYLGFLWGMMDPSRQTWHDKTAKTLVVNA, encoded by the coding sequence TTGAATGATGAGATAGAGACTATACTTCACAGAGAAGATATTACGTTAGCTCCAATAAGAAAACGATCACTTGCATTTTTTATTGATGAGATACTTCTTTCATTTTTATTAATATTTGCACTTTGGGATTCATTTACCAGTGCACAGACCATGGAAGAGGTGATCTCTTTAACAAATAGTTTTGTTTTAGAGTATATGGCTATAAAAATAATCTATCAAGCTTTTTTTATTATGCAATATGGTGCATCGCTTGGTAAGCTTGCTATGAAGATTAGGGTTATTGAAGTGAAAACTCTACAAAACCCTAATGTCCTCTCTTCACTTAATCGTGCAATATTTAGAGTGATTAGTGAGATGTTTTTCTACTTAGGTTTTTTGTGGGGAATGATGGATCCATCACGCCAAACTTGGCACGACAAAACAGCAAAAACTTTGGTTGTAAATGCTTAA